The proteins below come from a single Archangium lipolyticum genomic window:
- a CDS encoding alpha/beta fold hydrolase: METLRKEETRKEARARHHELKGRTLHANGLKFSALEMGEGPEVVFCLHGFPDHARSFREQLPALAGVGYRVIVPTLRGYEPSAQPKDGDYHLVRLAEDLLGWMDGLGVRKAHLIGHDWGAIIGYIVTAMAPERFHSFSALAVAPVKNMLAIFARRPEQLRNSWYTFFFQLRGVSDVAVKWNDFELIEKLWRDWSPGWKWPEEEMAALKKTFRQPGVPRAALGYYRALFALWSPTNWRTHKLLQSIVRVPTLALTGAKDGCVDTRLFDDIRKEDFPSGLRVERIQGAGHFLHQEKPAEINQLLVEWLGRHRG; this comes from the coding sequence ATGGAAACGCTTCGCAAGGAAGAGACGCGGAAGGAAGCACGCGCGCGGCACCACGAGCTGAAGGGACGGACGCTTCACGCCAACGGGCTGAAATTCTCCGCCCTGGAGATGGGAGAGGGACCGGAGGTCGTCTTCTGCCTCCACGGCTTTCCCGACCACGCGCGCTCCTTCCGTGAGCAGCTGCCGGCGCTGGCCGGGGTCGGCTACCGGGTCATCGTCCCCACGCTCCGGGGCTACGAGCCCTCGGCGCAGCCGAAGGATGGCGACTACCACCTCGTGCGCCTGGCGGAGGATCTGCTGGGGTGGATGGACGGCCTGGGCGTGCGCAAGGCGCACCTCATCGGTCACGACTGGGGCGCGATCATCGGCTACATCGTCACGGCGATGGCGCCGGAGCGCTTCCACTCGTTCTCCGCGCTGGCGGTGGCGCCGGTGAAGAACATGCTCGCGATCTTCGCGCGCAGACCCGAGCAGCTGCGCAACTCCTGGTACACGTTCTTCTTCCAGCTGCGCGGCGTGTCGGACGTGGCGGTGAAGTGGAACGACTTCGAGCTCATCGAGAAGCTCTGGCGCGACTGGTCCCCGGGCTGGAAGTGGCCCGAGGAGGAGATGGCGGCGCTCAAGAAGACCTTCCGGCAGCCGGGCGTCCCACGGGCGGCGCTCGGTTATTACCGCGCCCTCTTCGCGCTGTGGTCCCCCACCAACTGGCGGACCCACAAGCTGCTCCAGTCCATCGTGAGGGTGCCCACGCTGGCGCTCACCGGCGCGAAGGACGGCTGCGTGGACACGCGCCTGTTCGACGACATCCGGAAGGAGGACTTCCCCTCGGGCCTGCGCGTCGAGCGCATCCAGGGCGCGGGGCACTTCCTGCACCAGGAGAAGCCGGCCGAGATCAACCAGCTCCTCGTGGAGTGGCTCGGTCGGCACCGGGGCTGA